CCTCCTGGGAGCTACCGCCCACCTGCCCTCTCAGTACACCTCGGGGTGCAACCCCCGCAGGGGGAAGACGGCGGACCTCGTCGCCATGACCGCGCGGTCGACGTCGTCGGCCGGGTCGTAACGCCCGGACCATGACGGGTCGGCGTGCTGCTCGTCACCGTCCTCGTGGATCACGACGGGCGGCTCGGCCCCGACCTCGCGTCGCACGAGCTCGCGCCACTCCTCCGGGATCGGCGTGTGCGCGGGGACCGGCACGTGCGCGGCCTCGGCGAGGACGCTCGCCCACACGCGCGGCACGACGTCGACGACCGAGTACCCGCCACCGCCGAGCGCGACCCAGCGGCCGTCGCACAGCTGGTGCGCGAGCCCGTGCATGCGCCGCGCCGCCGCGCGCAGCGCGGCCGTGCTCACGCGCAGCGACGACAGCGGGTCGTGCGCGTGGGCGTCGCAGCCGTGCTGCGTCACGAGGACCTGCGGACGGAAGTCCGCGAGGACCTCGGGCACGACGCCGTCGATCGCCCGCAGCCAGCCCTCCGGACGCGTCCGCGCCGGGAGGGCGACGTTGACCGCACCCCCGGGCGCGTGCGGCCCGCCCGTCTCGGTCGGGTAGCCCGTGTGCGGGAACAACGACGCGGGGCTCTCGTGGACCGACACGGTCAGGACACGCGGCTCGTCCCAGAACACCTTCTGGACGCCGTCGCCATGGTGCGCGTCGAGGTCCACGTACGCGACGCGCTCCGCGCCGTCGTCGAGCAGCGCACGGATCGCGACGGCGGCGTCGTTGTAGATGCAGAAGCCCGACGCCGCGTCGGGCATCGCGTGGTGCATCCCGCCCGCGACGCTCACCCCGTGCTGGGCCTCGCCGCGCCAGACGGCGCGGGCCGCGGCGACCGTGCCCGCGACGATGCGGGCGGCGGCGTCGTGCATGTCCTCGAACAGGGGGTCGTCCTGCGTGCCGAGGCCGCGGCGCACGTCGCGCACGCCGCGGGACGCCGCGTGGACCGCAGCGACGTACTCGGGCGTGTGGACAGTCTCGAGGAGGGAGTCGGGAGCGATGCCCGCGTCCGCGACGACGACCCCGTCCGCGTCGAGCACGCCGAGGGCGCGCGCGAGCTCGATCGTCAGGTGCAGGCGCAGGGGCGCCATCGGGTGCTCCGGACCGAAGTCGTAGCCGAGCAGGTCCGCAGCCCACGCCACGTGCGCCGTCGCCGCCATGTCGCCACGCTAGCGCGCCCGCCGCGCGACGGCGCGGCACGTCCGCGTCCCGCACCACGGGGCCTGCGAGGTGGCACCAT
This genomic window from Flavimobilis soli contains:
- a CDS encoding acetoin utilization protein AcuC, translating into MAATAHVAWAADLLGYDFGPEHPMAPLRLHLTIELARALGVLDADGVVVADAGIAPDSLLETVHTPEYVAAVHAASRGVRDVRRGLGTQDDPLFEDMHDAAARIVAGTVAAARAVWRGEAQHGVSVAGGMHHAMPDAASGFCIYNDAAVAIRALLDDGAERVAYVDLDAHHGDGVQKVFWDEPRVLTVSVHESPASLFPHTGYPTETGGPHAPGGAVNVALPARTRPEGWLRAIDGVVPEVLADFRPQVLVTQHGCDAHAHDPLSSLRVSTAALRAAARRMHGLAHQLCDGRWVALGGGGYSVVDVVPRVWASVLAEAAHVPVPAHTPIPEEWRELVRREVGAEPPVVIHEDGDEQHADPSWSGRYDPADDVDRAVMATRSAVFPLRGLHPEVY